Proteins found in one Fulvitalea axinellae genomic segment:
- a CDS encoding SusC/RagA family TonB-linked outer membrane protein, whose protein sequence is MNLFYKITFALRRKAGIILPLVILCASVVNATADNVVRLEFKNAKLEMILAEIGKQTSKKIFFKNGDLDPYEEVTIKGDYGLDEALRQALKTSDLEFEVLNSMIVIKRKEAVPEKTIVPIPVQDEKNTITGRVVSDTDEGLPGVNVFIKGTSQGTATDLEGNFTIKAPKSAILVFQSIGFKPFEVLVGNQSRIDVKLVPDTQQLNEVVVTAFGLERETKSLGYSVQEIKAEGMAEVRSENMMNSLSGKVAGLNIGETSGDIGGGVRVNIRGNTSLQGKNSPLWIIDGVPVNASGSDQDKMGSNVWGNNEGANALIDLNPDDIENISVLKGPNAAALYGARGANGVILVTTKGAKATDGMKIEYNANMQFVDPYEFFDFQNTYGQGSAGNYSELSLTSWGPKMEGQMVESWRDPGVMIPLSPHNQAEDFYEIGHSFTNSLVLSSGNEKNSVRISVMDSDNEGVTPEYRLHKNSVNLNFKQTRGKLNLSYKASYMRFKTQNKRGTGFSGDMMSFIGMPRSIRTEDLERSEDENGYRMYINPYHGANDPYFRTSKGSSVRNRFLGLVNADYKFNDWLTARVRVSTDMSHTSGENRSRPVNADQYKYMKFGSRNRSSKKSNIYNADALITAKKDISEFQLSASLGSSIFHQTWDEFNARETHMMEAERRVLGLGETASVGEKASAKEIQSLFAFGQVGYRNYLFLDLTARNDWSSALPNAYDEGYFYWSASSSLSVSDFLEDIGTDLPTWLTYAKLRASYATTGNDTGAGGTRADSPHTGFQVKQKGMKMVKGMYTTDKSIPIDPERTVSKEVGFDLRMFENRLGLDFTWYSKSTDNQIGYSPRGMTSGYTRQLVNGSEVRNRGIEISLQTRPVVINDFTWDLDLNFSKNRNEIVNFKGMDSQNGFKKIWGHDNLRIYAVEGGDLGELYGRTFKYNDDGLLIVDNKGLPKTNGQLDPQKEGATHFGSINPDWIGSVSNRFSYKGFYLNALVNIKSGGLVYSYTESHAARDGVSKLTLSGREEKFLVNGVVEVKDADGNKSYEPNTVKVSAQEYWSRVANNGRKAVVDPFLHDGSYVQLKELALGYNFPKKILGKTPFEALRLSFVATNVGFFSKDAPGNPFGFSSSLVGQAIEVAGMPMTRTYGFNLNVKF, encoded by the coding sequence ATGAATCTTTTTTATAAAATTACCTTCGCCCTACGGCGGAAGGCTGGAATTATATTGCCTTTGGTAATCTTGTGTGCGTCGGTGGTTAATGCCACTGCGGACAACGTTGTGCGATTAGAATTCAAAAACGCCAAGCTTGAGATGATCTTGGCGGAAATAGGAAAACAGACGAGCAAGAAGATTTTTTTCAAAAACGGTGATCTGGATCCCTATGAGGAAGTGACGATCAAAGGGGATTATGGTTTGGATGAAGCTTTGCGCCAAGCGCTAAAGACTTCGGACTTGGAGTTTGAAGTCCTCAACAGCATGATTGTTATTAAGCGGAAAGAGGCTGTTCCCGAAAAAACTATTGTCCCAATTCCGGTCCAAGACGAAAAAAATACGATTACAGGGCGCGTGGTTTCGGATACTGACGAGGGATTGCCCGGTGTAAACGTCTTTATCAAAGGCACCAGTCAAGGCACGGCAACTGATCTTGAGGGAAACTTTACGATCAAAGCGCCTAAAAGCGCCATTCTGGTTTTCCAATCTATAGGGTTTAAGCCTTTTGAGGTGCTTGTGGGCAACCAGAGCCGGATAGATGTCAAGTTAGTCCCGGATACCCAACAACTCAACGAAGTGGTGGTAACGGCATTCGGTTTGGAAAGGGAAACAAAATCGTTGGGTTATTCCGTTCAGGAGATCAAGGCCGAAGGCATGGCCGAAGTGAGGTCTGAGAACATGATGAACTCCCTTTCGGGTAAAGTGGCCGGTCTGAATATCGGAGAGACTTCGGGAGATATAGGCGGAGGCGTGCGCGTGAATATTCGCGGTAATACTTCCCTACAGGGAAAGAATTCGCCACTATGGATCATCGACGGCGTACCGGTAAATGCTTCGGGGTCGGACCAAGACAAGATGGGGTCCAACGTATGGGGTAACAATGAGGGGGCAAATGCGCTTATTGACCTTAACCCGGACGATATCGAGAATATCTCAGTGCTGAAAGGGCCAAACGCGGCGGCGCTTTACGGTGCTCGCGGAGCGAACGGCGTGATCCTCGTGACTACTAAAGGGGCCAAAGCCACGGACGGCATGAAGATCGAGTACAACGCCAATATGCAGTTTGTGGATCCGTATGAGTTTTTCGATTTCCAGAATACTTACGGCCAAGGCAGTGCTGGCAATTACAGCGAGCTTAGCCTTACGAGCTGGGGCCCGAAAATGGAAGGCCAGATGGTGGAGAGTTGGAGAGATCCCGGAGTGATGATTCCGCTTTCGCCTCATAACCAGGCCGAGGATTTCTACGAAATCGGTCATTCGTTCACCAACTCGTTGGTATTGAGTTCCGGTAACGAGAAAAACAGCGTTCGTATATCGGTGATGGATTCTGACAACGAAGGCGTGACGCCTGAATATCGCTTGCACAAGAACAGCGTCAATCTGAACTTCAAGCAGACCAGAGGGAAGCTGAACCTTTCCTATAAGGCGTCTTACATGCGCTTCAAAACCCAGAATAAAAGAGGTACTGGCTTTAGTGGTGACATGATGTCATTTATCGGTATGCCGAGGAGTATCCGCACGGAGGACCTTGAGCGTAGCGAGGACGAAAACGGTTACCGGATGTACATAAACCCGTACCACGGTGCCAATGACCCGTATTTCAGAACAAGCAAAGGCAGTTCTGTGAGAAACCGCTTCCTCGGTTTGGTGAATGCCGACTACAAGTTTAATGACTGGCTTACGGCGAGGGTGCGCGTCAGTACGGATATGAGCCATACGTCCGGGGAAAACCGTTCGCGCCCGGTAAACGCCGACCAGTATAAATATATGAAATTCGGTAGCAGAAACAGGTCGTCCAAAAAATCTAATATCTACAATGCAGATGCCCTGATTACCGCAAAGAAGGATATCAGTGAGTTTCAGTTGAGCGCCAGTCTTGGCTCTTCTATTTTCCATCAGACTTGGGATGAGTTCAATGCGAGAGAAACGCATATGATGGAGGCCGAGCGCCGGGTATTGGGCCTGGGCGAAACGGCTTCGGTTGGCGAAAAAGCTTCTGCGAAAGAGATTCAGTCGCTTTTCGCCTTCGGGCAGGTTGGCTATCGCAACTATCTTTTCTTGGACTTGACAGCCAGAAATGATTGGTCTTCGGCTTTGCCAAACGCTTATGACGAGGGATACTTCTACTGGTCGGCAAGCTCGAGTCTTTCGGTAAGCGACTTTTTGGAAGATATAGGAACTGATCTGCCTACATGGCTTACATATGCCAAGTTACGGGCTTCTTATGCCACCACCGGTAACGACACTGGAGCCGGAGGTACTCGTGCGGATTCGCCACACACCGGATTTCAGGTGAAGCAGAAAGGGATGAAGATGGTGAAAGGAATGTACACTACAGACAAAAGCATTCCTATCGATCCCGAGCGTACCGTGTCAAAAGAGGTTGGCTTTGATTTGAGAATGTTCGAAAACCGTTTGGGCTTGGACTTCACGTGGTATTCGAAATCCACCGATAACCAGATCGGTTATTCGCCTAGAGGAATGACCTCGGGTTACACGCGGCAATTGGTTAACGGTAGTGAAGTTCGTAACCGTGGTATCGAAATCAGCTTACAAACTCGCCCTGTAGTGATCAATGACTTCACTTGGGATTTGGATTTAAATTTTTCCAAAAACCGCAACGAGATCGTCAACTTCAAGGGAATGGACTCGCAAAACGGTTTTAAAAAGATTTGGGGCCATGATAACCTAAGGATCTACGCTGTCGAAGGCGGTGATTTGGGCGAACTGTATGGGCGAACTTTCAAGTATAATGACGACGGTTTATTGATCGTGGACAACAAAGGCCTGCCCAAAACCAACGGTCAGCTAGACCCCCAAAAAGAGGGCGCCACGCATTTTGGCAGTATCAATCCGGACTGGATCGGTTCTGTGTCGAACAGGTTCTCCTATAAGGGATTTTATTTGAACGCTTTGGTCAATATCAAGAGTGGCGGGCTTGTTTATTCTTATACCGAGTCCCATGCCGCCCGCGACGGTGTCAGCAAACTCACGTTGTCTGGCCGTGAGGAGAAGTTTTTGGTTAACGGTGTAGTGGAAGTAAAAGACGCCGACGGGAACAAAAGTTACGAACCCAATACGGTCAAAGTCAGTGCGCAGGAATATTGGTCGCGCGTAGCGAATAACGGACGTAAAGCCGTGGTGGATCCTTTCCTGCATGACGGTTCTTACGTTCAGCTTAAGGAATTGGCGTTGGGGTATAATTTCCCGAAAAAAATCTTGGGCAAGACACCGTTCGAAGCTTTGAGACTGTCGTTTGTGGCCACCAATGTGGGATTCTTCTCCAAAGACGCCCCCGGAAATCCGTTCGGTTTTTCAAGCTCCCTGGTAGGGCAGGCTATAGAGGTGGCGGGCATGCCGATGACCCGTACGTACGGATTTAACCTTAACGTGAAATTTTAA
- a CDS encoding SusD/RagB family nutrient-binding outer membrane lipoprotein, with product MKRYFLMIMAGLLLGFPSCTGDFEEIDTSETNPLSGPLPSYFLMMLNKGASGDYQRKQHLYENMYCQYFSDTKHGGDRYVSQEGWHAALWRDCYLDLIPASRLILESTTEAQMNMKAQVIIWRAWILLRITDAYGSIPYFVPLAGTSASEYDFNTPYDTQKEIYYDLFEQLKEAEKMIDDSNVMPVNTFTDADVIYGGDMAKWKKFSASLRLRMAMQISKVDPDKAKAEGESALSSPIIGSNADNAMLAQDFNFGLRHPMPSMKSWREAMMSEPMEKVLEETAEIVDPRQRWFYDPAESDGGYNGLTVGLTRSEQDGMGDRKKIFSNFGPWFDNDKAMDLFVYSEICFLKAEAAMLKWAGAGDMTENYNEGVKASFEHINNTATAEAKKNVGEISEEEMEKYLNSPNVSLEGGEHLRKISTQKWLAVFPDGCVGWASFRRTGFPSELTPPANVSPDCDVPLGKFILRIKYLEQEHDNNGDNVTQALDGKPDSNMTPVWWDVD from the coding sequence ATGAAAAGATATTTTTTGATGATAATGGCGGGATTGCTTCTCGGTTTTCCGTCATGTACAGGTGATTTTGAGGAAATTGACACAAGCGAAACAAATCCCCTTAGCGGCCCGCTTCCTTCGTATTTTCTGATGATGCTGAACAAAGGGGCTTCCGGCGATTACCAAAGGAAACAGCACCTTTATGAGAATATGTATTGCCAGTACTTTTCGGACACGAAGCATGGCGGTGACCGTTACGTGTCTCAGGAAGGGTGGCACGCGGCCCTTTGGCGAGACTGTTACCTTGATTTGATCCCGGCTTCGCGATTGATTCTGGAATCGACCACTGAGGCTCAGATGAATATGAAAGCGCAGGTGATTATCTGGAGGGCCTGGATTCTGCTTCGTATTACGGATGCTTATGGCAGTATTCCCTACTTTGTTCCCTTGGCAGGAACTTCGGCGTCGGAATATGATTTCAATACTCCTTACGACACGCAGAAAGAGATCTATTATGATCTTTTCGAACAGCTCAAGGAAGCTGAAAAGATGATCGACGATTCAAACGTGATGCCCGTAAACACTTTCACGGATGCGGATGTGATCTACGGGGGAGACATGGCGAAATGGAAAAAGTTTTCGGCTTCGTTACGCCTGAGAATGGCCATGCAGATTTCCAAAGTGGATCCCGACAAGGCGAAAGCGGAAGGCGAATCTGCTTTGAGCTCGCCAATTATAGGTAGCAATGCCGACAACGCTATGCTCGCTCAGGATTTCAACTTCGGATTGCGGCACCCGATGCCCTCCATGAAAAGCTGGAGAGAGGCGATGATGAGCGAACCGATGGAAAAAGTTCTTGAAGAGACGGCCGAGATTGTTGACCCGAGGCAACGTTGGTTTTATGATCCCGCCGAGTCTGACGGAGGGTACAACGGTTTGACGGTCGGGCTTACCCGGTCAGAGCAAGACGGAATGGGCGATCGTAAGAAAATCTTTTCGAACTTCGGTCCTTGGTTCGATAATGATAAAGCGATGGATCTCTTCGTATACTCGGAGATCTGTTTCCTCAAGGCGGAAGCCGCCATGCTTAAATGGGCCGGCGCCGGCGATATGACCGAAAATTATAATGAGGGAGTCAAGGCTTCTTTCGAACATATCAATAATACCGCTACGGCCGAAGCCAAAAAGAATGTGGGCGAAATCAGCGAGGAAGAAATGGAGAAATACCTGAACAGTCCTAACGTCAGCCTTGAGGGAGGGGAGCACTTGCGAAAAATCTCGACGCAGAAATGGTTGGCCGTATTCCCTGACGGTTGCGTGGGTTGGGCCAGTTTCCGCCGTACCGGTTTCCCTTCCGAGCTAACCCCTCCGGCTAATGTTTCTCCTGACTGTGATGTTCCTTTGGGTAAATTCATCCTTAGGATAAAATACTTGGAGCAGGAACATGATAACAACGGCGATAACGTAACACAGGCTTTGGACGGTAAACCTGATTCCAATATGACCCCCGTTTGGTGGGACGTTGACTAA
- a CDS encoding endo-beta-N-acetylglucosaminidase, producing the protein MQKSTRILCAALAFLCFCCCDLTSGYAQADLPEIPAFSFKPTASDYIGNWSPGSADSEEFLISRVPLAERFEFKASQVNPNIPHKKKMDNWVIMTPYARNSPGIDANAPYFWQYQDTWYYWNGGDARVHIPPASNIDAGHRNGVKVLGGCTFADPTNPNSSVFREMIAKNTDGTYKHAQKLVDMAEHYGFDGYAFNIEVTNYPSNVAVQTRGLFQEMNRIAEEKGMEVFELVYYYVHYNSGGRNFWIKKVDSGNDKWLEENGKTTFDRAFLNYEWDANSLQSSANFVKNNFPAGKNDPYDRVFAGLNMPAVFRGDARHPWKDLNNNPTSIAMWGESSWNDRWGHTAVARMDNYRDRAMDLWSGPNRTPSQPGTPINSSGKTKRVAGMASHVTAKSVIASYPLATTFNDGFGLFFNKKGEQVSDKAWNNVSIQDIVPTWRWWWSEGGASLEAGMDFSEAYDAGGSLAVEGSLGSGNNLLRLFKTKLAISGQTRLSLTYKVDGASQGQASNLELALAFENGESLSGFTFHPAGATQTEGWNTVEFDLAQHSGQTLAVIGLNFKGQASGYKINLGGLCLTDGSETIPSMATGVNVDAVTMVGRKMSGRLTWDIQGSPRYNVDGNVKYFEVFQVCDAVADTVFVGRSVARAIAFENIKRSAGNGNVRFLVQSVGLDGKTRSAFADNGTPVAIQPKASPAFEVPGGVNLNEPMLVTNLSESANTYAWTFEDGQPATSTSANPSGVVFTSPGVKTITLTVENEYGSETLTKTVTVNGENTNLALGKPSITSSGEGSGTFAASKGNDGDVTSTAIPVRNPTAYLFWEVDLGSQVAIGEIKAWNRHNCCQSRLTDYYIFISPEPFNSSYPEEVRNQPGVFEYHEPSTMGKPSVYDFNGQAPTGRYIRIQRRTTQTTDMGVGEIEVFGQYMNETALSLNASMTMADTEITLNETSTLSVAFNQAVTGLDIADFTVPNGSLSALSSTDGGETFTAIYTPDTDIADNTNVITLDLAGVVDEEGNSGQGVVQTANFTVDTEENNAVVNLALNQSTSQSSTGWGGLSPRAVDGNTSGVWTHWSVTHTKAYTSQPYWTVDLGEVAEIDFINVYNRSDCCSQRLSNFHVLVSEQPFTQSSLSGSQNQAGVIDIYHAGQGEFPSVLRINATGRYIRIQLEGNVHALSLAEVEVMGRYITAPAMRTSGLVQEDAEVIPSEINLFPNPANDVLNVVAPEMVMQFAVYDAKGNEVVSFDPASREFVLNVADYPVGMYVIRMVTESGTGIQTKFLKR; encoded by the coding sequence ATGCAAAAGTCTACACGCATTTTATGCGCTGCACTGGCATTCCTATGCTTTTGCTGTTGCGATTTGACATCCGGGTACGCCCAAGCGGATCTCCCCGAGATTCCGGCGTTTTCCTTTAAACCGACAGCGTCGGATTATATCGGGAATTGGTCTCCTGGATCGGCCGATTCCGAGGAGTTTCTTATTTCCAGAGTGCCTTTGGCCGAGCGCTTTGAGTTTAAGGCGTCTCAGGTAAACCCAAACATTCCGCATAAGAAAAAGATGGACAACTGGGTGATCATGACGCCTTACGCCCGTAACTCTCCCGGCATCGACGCCAATGCGCCGTATTTTTGGCAGTATCAGGATACTTGGTATTATTGGAATGGAGGAGACGCCAGAGTGCACATCCCTCCGGCGTCGAACATTGATGCCGGCCACCGCAACGGCGTGAAGGTTTTGGGCGGTTGTACTTTCGCTGATCCTACCAACCCCAATAGTAGCGTCTTCAGGGAAATGATCGCCAAAAATACGGATGGTACGTACAAACATGCCCAGAAATTGGTGGATATGGCCGAACACTACGGCTTCGACGGTTACGCCTTCAACATAGAGGTGACAAATTATCCTAGTAATGTGGCGGTACAGACACGCGGACTCTTTCAAGAGATGAACCGAATCGCCGAAGAGAAAGGTATGGAGGTCTTCGAACTGGTTTACTATTACGTACACTACAATTCCGGTGGCCGAAATTTTTGGATTAAGAAAGTAGATTCTGGCAATGACAAATGGTTGGAGGAAAATGGAAAAACAACCTTCGACCGGGCTTTCCTTAATTATGAATGGGATGCCAATAGCTTGCAGAGTAGCGCCAATTTTGTCAAGAACAACTTCCCCGCCGGTAAAAACGATCCTTACGACCGGGTATTTGCCGGACTGAATATGCCGGCGGTTTTCCGTGGTGACGCCAGGCATCCGTGGAAAGACCTTAACAATAATCCCACTTCAATCGCCATGTGGGGAGAATCGTCTTGGAACGACCGCTGGGGTCATACAGCGGTAGCCAGAATGGACAATTACCGTGACAGGGCCATGGATCTTTGGTCTGGACCCAACCGGACCCCGAGTCAACCAGGCACGCCGATAAACTCTTCCGGAAAAACGAAACGAGTGGCGGGAATGGCGTCCCATGTTACGGCAAAGTCGGTGATTGCGTCGTATCCGCTAGCTACGACATTCAATGACGGTTTCGGTTTGTTTTTCAATAAAAAAGGCGAGCAGGTGAGCGACAAAGCTTGGAATAATGTCAGTATTCAGGACATTGTACCTACTTGGCGCTGGTGGTGGAGCGAAGGCGGAGCGTCGCTTGAGGCCGGAATGGATTTCTCCGAGGCTTATGATGCCGGCGGTTCTTTGGCGGTAGAAGGAAGCCTGGGATCGGGCAATAATCTTTTACGGTTGTTCAAAACCAAATTGGCGATAAGTGGCCAAACACGCCTGAGCCTTACCTATAAAGTGGATGGAGCTTCGCAAGGGCAAGCTTCCAATTTAGAGCTGGCGTTGGCTTTTGAAAACGGGGAGAGCCTGTCAGGTTTCACATTTCATCCGGCGGGAGCCACCCAAACGGAAGGTTGGAATACGGTGGAGTTTGACCTTGCGCAACACAGTGGCCAAACTTTGGCGGTCATAGGCTTGAATTTCAAGGGACAAGCCAGCGGTTACAAAATCAATCTGGGAGGCCTTTGCCTTACGGATGGGTCTGAAACCATTCCGTCGATGGCTACTGGAGTGAATGTAGACGCCGTAACTATGGTTGGCCGTAAGATGTCAGGACGCTTGACATGGGATATCCAAGGCAGTCCGCGTTATAATGTTGACGGCAATGTCAAGTATTTTGAAGTGTTCCAAGTTTGCGACGCGGTGGCCGATACGGTGTTTGTAGGACGTTCCGTCGCTCGTGCGATTGCGTTTGAGAATATCAAAAGAAGTGCGGGAAATGGTAATGTTCGTTTTCTGGTGCAGTCAGTGGGGCTCGATGGCAAAACACGGAGCGCTTTCGCCGATAACGGGACGCCGGTGGCTATCCAGCCCAAAGCCTCTCCGGCTTTTGAAGTGCCAGGGGGCGTAAATCTCAACGAACCTATGTTGGTTACGAATTTGAGCGAGTCGGCAAACACTTACGCATGGACGTTTGAGGACGGACAACCGGCCACGAGTACTTCGGCTAATCCGTCGGGAGTTGTTTTCACATCGCCGGGAGTTAAAACGATAACCCTCACGGTTGAAAATGAGTACGGATCGGAAACGTTGACTAAGACGGTGACCGTGAACGGGGAAAACACCAATCTGGCTCTGGGAAAACCGTCGATAACTTCGTCAGGAGAAGGATCGGGAACATTCGCCGCCTCGAAAGGAAATGACGGTGACGTGACTTCTACGGCCATTCCGGTACGTAATCCGACCGCTTACCTTTTCTGGGAAGTGGACTTGGGAAGCCAAGTGGCTATTGGGGAGATTAAGGCTTGGAATAGGCATAACTGTTGTCAAAGCCGTCTGACTGATTACTATATATTCATTTCGCCTGAACCGTTCAATTCTAGTTATCCTGAAGAAGTCAGAAACCAGCCCGGAGTGTTTGAATACCATGAACCGAGCACTATGGGCAAACCAAGTGTTTATGATTTCAATGGCCAAGCCCCGACAGGTCGCTATATCAGAATTCAGAGGCGCACGACGCAAACGACGGATATGGGAGTGGGAGAAATTGAGGTTTTCGGACAATATATGAACGAAACGGCCCTGTCGCTAAACGCTTCTATGACAATGGCCGATACTGAAATTACCCTTAACGAGACGTCTACTTTAAGCGTGGCGTTCAACCAAGCCGTAACTGGGCTGGACATCGCAGACTTTACCGTGCCTAACGGAAGCCTTTCGGCTCTTTCCAGTACCGATGGCGGAGAGACTTTCACCGCTATTTATACCCCTGATACGGACATTGCAGACAACACAAACGTGATAACGCTTGATTTGGCCGGAGTTGTCGATGAGGAAGGAAATTCGGGCCAAGGCGTGGTGCAAACCGCCAACTTCACGGTCGATACCGAGGAAAATAACGCTGTCGTGAATTTGGCGTTGAACCAATCGACATCACAGTCTTCCACAGGCTGGGGAGGTTTGTCACCCCGTGCCGTGGATGGGAATACAAGCGGTGTTTGGACCCATTGGTCTGTGACGCATACTAAAGCCTACACGAGTCAGCCGTACTGGACTGTAGACTTGGGCGAAGTAGCCGAAATTGATTTCATTAACGTCTACAATCGTTCTGACTGTTGCTCACAACGGTTAAGTAATTTCCATGTTTTGGTTTCGGAACAGCCGTTTACGCAAAGCTCATTGTCGGGAAGTCAGAATCAGGCCGGTGTCATCGATATCTATCACGCAGGGCAGGGAGAATTCCCGAGCGTCCTCCGAATCAACGCCACGGGGCGCTACATTCGCATCCAGCTTGAAGGCAATGTCCATGCCCTCAGTTTGGCTGAGGTGGAAGTCATGGGCCGTTACATAACCGCACCGGCAATGCGTACGTCGGGATTGGTTCAAGAAGACGCCGAGGTAATTCCTTCCGAAATAAACCTCTTCCCGAACCCAGCCAACGATGTGTTAAATGTCGTGGCACCGGAAATGGTAATGCAATTTGCCGTTTACGACGCGAAGGGCAACGAGGTGGTTTCGTTTGATCCGGCTTCGAGAGAGTTTGTGTTGAACGTTGCTGACTATCCGGTTGGGATGTATGTCATCAGAATGGTGACGGAAAGCGGTACGGGAATACAAACGAAATTCCTGAAAAGATAA
- a CDS encoding RNA polymerase sigma-70 factor, giving the protein MEEMTRLEFERIYKAYYSRLCAYAYRLVHNYEEARELVVDVFMDIWERKVSLDSEERAKAYLFRAVLYQASNCLNRRDVRRRYMDEALKTETVMENSVDRIVAYKELYGELDKAVDKLPERCREVFELSRFSGMSNGQIAEELKISVKTVEAQMTKALSRIKGHLAGKGVELVGLLLAGKVIQEIGHELFFNFF; this is encoded by the coding sequence ATGGAGGAGATGACAAGGCTAGAGTTTGAGCGAATATACAAGGCTTATTACAGTAGGCTTTGCGCTTACGCTTATCGGCTTGTGCATAATTATGAGGAAGCCCGAGAGTTGGTGGTTGACGTGTTTATGGATATTTGGGAACGCAAGGTGTCGCTGGATTCGGAGGAACGGGCCAAGGCTTATCTTTTCAGGGCTGTTTTGTACCAAGCGTCCAATTGCCTTAATCGCCGGGACGTTAGGCGCCGTTATATGGACGAAGCGCTTAAAACCGAAACGGTGATGGAGAATAGCGTGGACAGGATTGTGGCTTATAAGGAATTGTACGGCGAGTTGGATAAGGCTGTGGACAAACTCCCCGAACGATGCCGGGAAGTGTTCGAGCTAAGTCGTTTTTCGGGAATGAGCAACGGGCAAATAGCCGAAGAGTTGAAAATCTCGGTAAAGACCGTGGAGGCGCAAATGACCAAAGCGTTGTCGAGGATCAAGGGGCACCTGGCCGGTAAAGGCGTGGAGTTGGTGGGTTTGTTGTTGGCCGGCAAAGTGATCCAAGAAATAGGCCATGAACTTTTTTTTAATTTTTTTTAA
- a CDS encoding FecR family protein, which translates to MEKSEIILTKYLQGEANADERRQVERWANEDVAFAKTLADRKAILEKARKGADALESVFDAVEGWSLFQSRENHSKESYSVIPNRSGKVKLFRLPATYAAVAAVALLCVFVYLMFNDTRYADYDMALTGRFELVDADARVLRLSESDARWANWPGMSRVADTLRYDVDNVPDGVHTVNVSEGNRLVLRLTDGTVISLNGGSSLAYAPAFGWGDRTVSLNGEAVFEVAKNASKPFVVLTQNGAVEVLGTVFNVRAREGDADRAVSLLEGSVRVTLEGSDEEYTLKPHERLRKKGDTYVLEEADVSEDFRWATPELNFNGKTFGQMISEIERYYGVEVDCRNADLLSLRFSGIYRDGTLEDIMAILAGAEGFDYEISKNGRLLILK; encoded by the coding sequence ATGGAAAAGAGCGAAATCATATTGACCAAATATCTGCAAGGCGAAGCTAATGCGGACGAACGACGCCAAGTGGAACGCTGGGCGAACGAAGACGTGGCCTTTGCGAAAACGCTGGCAGACCGTAAAGCCATTTTGGAGAAAGCCCGGAAAGGTGCGGATGCTTTGGAAAGCGTTTTTGATGCGGTCGAGGGTTGGAGTCTTTTTCAGTCTAGGGAAAATCACAGTAAAGAAAGTTATAGCGTTATACCAAATAGGTCGGGGAAAGTTAAGCTTTTCCGTCTTCCGGCCACATACGCGGCGGTGGCGGCCGTGGCGCTTCTTTGCGTGTTCGTTTACCTAATGTTTAACGACACTCGCTATGCCGATTATGATATGGCGCTAACAGGGCGTTTCGAACTTGTGGACGCCGATGCCCGCGTTCTCAGACTTTCAGAATCAGATGCCCGGTGGGCTAACTGGCCGGGCATGAGCCGAGTGGCTGACACCCTGCGCTACGATGTTGATAATGTTCCTGACGGCGTACACACCGTAAACGTGTCCGAGGGAAATCGTTTGGTCTTGCGTTTGACAGACGGGACGGTTATCTCGCTCAACGGGGGGAGTTCTTTGGCTTATGCGCCCGCATTCGGTTGGGGAGACCGAACGGTATCGCTTAACGGTGAGGCGGTTTTTGAGGTGGCCAAGAACGCTTCCAAACCTTTTGTGGTATTGACTCAAAATGGTGCCGTGGAGGTTCTCGGGACAGTTTTTAACGTTAGGGCCCGTGAAGGCGATGCGGATAGGGCTGTAAGTCTTTTGGAAGGCTCGGTAAGGGTGACTTTGGAAGGTTCTGACGAAGAATACACGCTCAAACCGCATGAGCGTCTTCGCAAAAAGGGCGATACATATGTGTTGGAAGAGGCGGACGTGTCGGAGGATTTCCGTTGGGCTACGCCTGAGTTGAATTTCAATGGCAAGACCTTCGGGCAAATGATTTCCGAAATAGAACGCTACTATGGCGTGGAGGTGGATTGCCGTAACGCTGATTTGTTGTCCTTACGCTTTTCGGGAATATATCGTGACGGAACACTTGAGGATATAATGGCTATTCTGGCTGGTGCGGAAGGGTTCGATTACGAGATTTCCAAAAATGGGAGACTGTTGATTTTGAAGTAG